CCGATGCTGCTGGGCATGCACTCCGGCGACGAGGAGAAGGCGGAGATGGTGGCGTTGTGGCGGAAGGCCGCGCGGGAGGCCGGCCGGGACGGCGACGAGATCGCCGCGGCCGGGCACGTCTCGGCGGGCGTCGTGCAGATCGCCGACGCCCGTGCGGCGGCGACGGAGACGCTGGCGAAGGCGATGCCGGGCTGGCTGCGGCAGGGACTGGGCGCGCATGTGACGGTCGACGGCCGCGTCCGCGCGATGCGCGATCCGGTGGCGTACACGGAGCTGCTGTGCGGGCTGCATCCCGTCGGCCCGCCGCGGCTGTGCGCCGACCGGCTGGCGGCGACCTCGGAGCGTACGGGCATCACCCGCTTCGCGTTGCTGGTCGAGGGCTCCGGCGATCTCGCGGCGACGGAGGAGAACGTCCGCCGGTTGGGCACGGAGGTCCTGCCACAACTGGGGTGAGCCCGCCCCGTGCGCCGGACGGCGTACGGGGACGTGCGGGTCATGCGGTGTGCTGCCGCTGGCGCACCCTTGCCTCGGAGCGCGCCCAACTCCGCGTACGCAGCGGCAGCAACTCCGATCAGCAGTCGCGGAGTTCGGGCGACTGGTTCAGCAGCTGGCCCCGGATCGAGGTGAACCTGGCCAGGCGGTCGTCCACCGCCGGGTCGAGCGGGAAGACCGCGACCCGGTGGCAGTTCTGGAAGGCGAGCCGCACACCGAAGTGGCGCTCCAGCGAACCACGAATGGCGTCGCTCGCCAGCGCGCGCAGCAGCTGGCCGCGCGCCTGCTCGTCCGGCGGGGGCGTCTGGTTGTCGGCGAACTCTCCGCCGTCCACCTTCAGCTGGGCCACCAGAGAGCTGATCATCCCCCACGCGTAGGGGAGGGAGTTCCGGACGCAGTCGACAAATGCGGCTTCGTCGACCTCGCCTCGCTCGGCCTGTTCGAGGAGGGCCGGTGAGACGTCG
The sequence above is a segment of the Streptomyces lydicus genome. Coding sequences within it:
- a CDS encoding SCO5389 family protein, which encodes MSLDVSPALLEQAERGEVDEAAFVDCVRNSLPYAWGMISSLVAQLKVDGGEFADNQTPPPDEQARGQLLRALASDAIRGSLERHFGVRLAFQNCHRVAVFPLDPAVDDRLARFTSIRGQLLNQSPELRDC